The sequence ggatgccctttatcaccgctcttattcaacatcgtgttggaagtcttagccagggcaatcaggctagacaaagaaataaaaggtatccggattggcaaggaagaagtaaagttatcactatttgcagatgacatgattatatacacagaaaaccctaaggaatcctccagaaaactactgaaactaatcgaagagtttggcagagtctcaggttataaaataaacatacaaaaatcacttggattcctctacatcaacaaaaagaacaccgaagaggaaataaccaaatcaataccattcacggtagcccccaagaagataagatacttaggaataaatcttaccaaggatgtaaaagacctatacaaagaaaactacaaagctctactacaagaaattcaaaaggacatacttaagtggaaaaacataccttgctcatggataggaagacttaacatagtaaaaatgtctattctaccaaaagccatctatacatttaacgcacttccgatccaaattccaatgtcatattttaaggggatagagaaacaaatcaccaatttcatatggaagggaaagaagccccggataagcaaagcactactgaaaaagaagaagaaagtgggaggcctcaccttacctgacttcagaacctattatacagccacagtagtcaaaacagcctggtattggtacaacaacagacacatagaccaatggaacagaattgagaacccagacatagatccatccacgtatgagcagctgatatttgacaaaggaccagtgtcaattaactggggaaaagacagcctttttaacaaatggtgctggcataactggatatccatttgcaaaaaaatgaaacaggacccatacctcacaccatgcacaaaaactaactccaagtggatcaaagacctaaacataaagactaaaacgataaagatcatggaagaaaaaattgggacaaccctaggagccctaatacaaggtataaacagaatacaaaacattaccaaaaatgatgaagagaaacccgataactgggagctcctaaaaatcaaacacctatgctcatctaaagacttcaccaaaagagtaaaaagaccacctacagattgggaaagaattttcagctatgacatctccgaccagcgcctgatctctaaaatctacatgattctgtcaaaactcaaccacaaaaagacaaacaacccaatcaagaagtgggcaaaggatatgaacacacatttctctaaagaagatattcaggcagccaacagatacatgagaaaatgctctcgatcattagccattagagaaatgcaaattaaaactacgatgagattccacctcacaccagcaaggctggcattaatccaaaaaacacaaaataataaatgttggagaggctgcggagagattggaactctcatacactgctggtgggaatgtaaaatggtacaaccactttggaaatctatctggcgttatcttaaacagttagaaatagaactaccatacaacccagaaatcccactcctcggaatataccctagagatacaagagccttcatacaaacagatatatgcacacccatgtttattgcagctctgtttacaatagcaaaaagctggaagcaaccaaggtgtccatcaacggatgaatgggtaaataaattgtggtatattcacacaatggaatactacgcatcgataaagaacagtgacgaatctctgaaacattttataacatggaggaacctggaaggcattatgctgagcgaaatgagtcagaggcaaaaggacaaatattgtataagaccactattataagatcttgagaaatagtaaacctgagaagaacacatacttttgtggttacgagggggggagggagggagggagggtgggagagggtttttttattgattaatcagtagataagaactgctttaggtgaagggaaagacaacactcaatacatggaaggtcagctcaattggactggaccaaaagcaaagaagtttccgggataaaatgaatgcttcaaagctcagcggagcaagcgcgggggtctggggaacatggtttgcggggacttctaagtcaattggcaaaataattctattatgaaatcattctgcatcccactttgaaatgtggcgtctggggtcttaaatgctaacaagcggccatctaagatgcagcaattggtctcaacccacctggagcaaaggaaaatgaagaacaccaagcccacatgacaactaagagcccaagagacagaaagggccacatgaaccagagacctacatcatcctgagaccagaagaactagttggtgcccggccacaatcgatgactgccctgacagggagctcagcagaggacccctgagggagcaggagagcagtgggatgcagaccccaaattctcataagaagaccaaacttaatggtctgactgagactggaggaatcccggcggtcatgctctccagaccttctgttgacacaggacaggaaccatccctgaagacaactcatcagacatgaaagggactggtcagcgggtgggagagagacgctgatgaagagtgagctaattatatcaggtggacacttgagattgtgttggcaactcttgtctggaggggggatgggaggatagagagagagggaagccggcaaaattgtcaagaaaggagagactgaaagggctgactcaagacggggagagtaagtgggagtaggaagtgagatgtatgtaaacttatatgtgacagactgattggatttgtaaacgttcacttgaagcttaataaaagttattataaaaaaaaaaaaaatcatgaagggATGTGAGAAGGAAATGTTGAAGGAGGCTGTTGAAAATGTATGTTAGAAGAGTTTATGATAAAGTGTTTGAGAAGCTTGATTCAGAAAATGTATAGAGAAGTACAATAGAATTGTCAAGAATTGTAATTAATTTAAAGTGAGATTAGATGGCAAAGCTGAGGGTCCATCTCCAGCAGTTGCCAATTGCTCCAGCGCCCGTGCTGAGTCAGGTAGAGCTTGATCTGTCCTGGGCTGTGTTCCGAAAGTATAAGGAAATGATCTTAAAATAAATGATCTTAAAATCACTGTTGATTGTGATTTAACAGGAGGATGTGGGACATACATAACTAGTGTCATTCTTAACGTGCAAACCGTTGCAGTGATCATAAAATCCAACCCGGACACCTCAATAcaatttagagaagaaaaaagagatacAGGAAGGTAAAGGAAATGCACATGTAAATTTACCTTTTCCACAGATGAATCATCAAGAAAAATCATCACAAGATAATCTAACTGAAATCATTGAATTTGTTCTCTTGGGCTTTGCTGACATGCCCCATCTCCAGTGGTtcctttttggattatttttaatcatctatATCATTATACTGATGAGCAATGGCACCATATTTCTAATAACAAAAATGGATCCTGCTCTCCAGAaccctatgtattttttcctggcaaatttttccttcttggaaatctGCTATGTATCAGCTACTCTCCCCAGAATGTTGATGAATCTTGGGGCCCAGAGAAGAACAATTTCCTTAGGTGCTTGTGCTGCACAGATGTGTTTTTCCCTTATATTTGGAGCCACTGAGTGTTTCCTTCTGGCAGTGATggcttatgaccgctatgtggccatttgtaaccctTTGAACTATCCTGTAGTCATGAACCACAGGGTCTGTATCCAGTTGGTGACTGGCTCCTGGACCTTTGGAATCCCAGTTCAGATAGGGCAGACATATcagattttctctctgcctttttgtgGATCTAAACAAATTAACCACTATTTTTGTGATATCCCCCCAATACTCAAGCTGGCTTGTGGGGACACCTTTGTTAATGAGATGTTGGTCTACACAGTTGTTGTGTTATTTGGCATGGTTCCATTTCTGTTGATACTGGGCTCCTACAGTAAAAtcatctccatcatcctgaagttgCCATCGGCCACAAGTCAGGCCAAAGCCTTCTCTACCTGCTCGTCTCATCTAATGGTTGTGGTGTTATTCTTTGGATCAGCCATTATTGCCTACTTAAGACCTAACACTAGGCACTCAGAGGGAACTGACaaaatgctttctcttttctacacTATCCTAACTCCTATGTTTAATCCCATGATATACAGTCTAAGGAACAAGGATGTCATAATGGCACTGAGAAAATTGCTTTGTAAATAGCTCACTCTATTAAAGAATCAATTTAATGTAAAGAAATTGGTTTCTTAcatatttttactttaatttcaACAGATGTATACTTTTAACCATAGCTTgtgatatggattgaattttgtccctaaAATACGTGTGAACTTGACTAGGGTGTGATTTTCAGTATTGCAGTgctagtccaccattttgttttaTAAGTCTGAGACTTCTAgaaggcaattggtttggtttgctgATATCCTTATGCAttttaaatcctacctttatgatgttaatgaggcaggattagaggcagttaagcTAATGAAGCAGGAGTCAGTCTACAAGAATAGGTTGTATCTTgtatcaatgtcttttgagataaaagaaagaaactagcatagagacaaggggacctcctatcaccaagaatgaagaaccaggaagcaAGGGTgttctttagacctggggtccctgcttcaagaagctcctagactggggaaaattggtgacaaggaccttaccatggagccaacagagagaaaaagcttcccctggagctgtccctttgaatttggaattctagcctccttgactgtaaaggaataaatttctttttgttaagctatacacttggggtatttctgttatagcagcactaaattaCTAAGACCCCTTGTCTTCCTAAACAATCATTTCCAAGTTAATAATCTCTTGTAAAAATCTCTACTCAAATTATTTAAGTAACATATGTATTAGCATATAGCAAATCATTATATTAGTAATTCTATGATTTCATTGTGCAATGTCATCCCTCAATAAGAATTTTTGCTTGGGCTGATTTAATTTAGTCAGTTGTAATGTATAATCTATTACTTTGGGTAAAACATTATTCATTTCCATGAGTGTCCATGCAGTTGTGATACccattttaaaaatcaggtttTGCAATATCCATGAATTAAAACTATGCAGTGTTCCTTAGGTATCCACGGGGAATTGGTTACAGGACCCACACGAATACCAAAATCTGTGGatactcaagtcccttatataaaatgggacaatatttgcatataacctactcACAAActtctgtatactttaaatcacctCTAGATTacatataatacctaatacaatgcaaatgaagtgtaaatatttgttatgcAGTCTTGTTTTGGGAATAGTGACAAGACATGAGGTGAACAAAGCACAATGAGTGCTGAAGAGAAAGACTGAAGATCTGTGAcatggtgggaggctacagctgGGTATGCCCAAATATCCTTTCATCTGCATGGATTCAGTGTAGTGCttggcacaataaaaataataatataatcttTAGGATAAACCTGGATACGCCTCTGTGGAGAAGTAACATAAAAACTGAGTACTAAATAATTAGAAGGAGTAACGAGGTAAAGAACACTTTAGGCAGATAAGCATGGAAATAAAGTTAGCAGCCTGATTAAATAGCAGTCTTCCATTCCTGGTAAGAAATTTGAATTATTCCAAGTACAGTGTGAATCCATAAAAATGCTTTAGATTTTCTGTAGAGAACACTTTGACTGTTAGAATCTacaaaccactccttggaaaccctgtgggacagttctactctctcctatagggtcaccatgaggtggaaccaactcaaaggcaaggggtttgcttttttggctgttgctgtttttttttttttttttttaatggaaaacaaaaaaataattaaaaatgcaaatgtcTTAGAAAAGCACTGAGGAGGTTGGCGGGTGCCTTAATGAATCTTTCAAGTGTTTAAATAACTTAAGGATGTAAACCCCAAGCCTTAAACAAGAATCAGATGAGATGGGAACCTATTAAGTAGCAATTACTGCATTCTAAGATGgtctttaattatatatatatatgtatatatgtcacTTGATATCCAAAGGGGATTGTTTTCATTATgtctcctgataccaaaacctgaagATGCTCAAGTCTGTTTTATAAAATGGTGTAATATTTGCAGATACTATATGCACATCTCTCCATATACTTTAAGCCATTTCTAGATTACCTATAATCCGTAATATAATGTAAATTTAATGCAAATAGTTCCTATATAGTAATGTACCATTTAAGGAATAAGGTCAAGACAAGAGtcaaacaatgctcaaacaaagAGCGCtggagagagagactgaggaccTGTGAAATTCTGACAGGGTATGTCAGGGAAAGCCTACACATCAGTTTATTTGCATGAATTTAGCATGGTGCTCAGAGCCTGCTGAATCCCAATTTTGCTATTGggaacttttttgttgttgttctccttTTCCAAATGTGTTTAATCTCAGATGGTTAAATCTGTGGAGGGGGAATTCACAGATACACAGGGCCaactgcatatatatgtatataaactatatacatatacatagttTATATTATTAATTATAAATGATAATTATATATGATATTtattatgcatgtatgtatgtatacatatgtgtgtatatctatatatgtatgtatgtatgtaccttggtagtgcagtggttaaacgacTCTGCAGATAACAAAaaatggtcaacagttcaaactcaccagccactctgcaggagaatgatgtgggaatctgcaaagatttacaaccttagaaaccctatggggaagttctacttaggttctctatgagttggaatcaactcaatggctgtgTGTTTGGCTttggtatacatatacacacatacataaacactgtgaagaatgggaattccagagcacttagttgtgctcatgagaaacctgtttaCAGACCATGGTGCtgttgttcaaagagaacaaggggatactgggtgatttaaagtcaggaaaggtgtgtgtcagggttatattatttcatcatacttattcaatctgtatactgagtaaataatccaaaaaactgtactacatgaagaagaatggaggggGCATCAGGGTTGAAAAAAGACTCAtaaacagcctgcattatgcaggtggcacaaccttgtttgctgaaagtgaaggggacttgaagcaattactgatgaagatcaaacactataaccttcagtgtggattgcacatcaacataaagaaaacaaaattcctcacaactggaccaataagcaccaccatgataaacagagggaagactgaagttgccaaggatttcattttacttggattcactatcaaaacccatggaagcagcagtcaagaaatcaaatgacgtattgcatcaggcaaaactgctgcaaaggacctctttaagatgATAAGAAACAAAGATGACACTTTAAGGGACCAATACCTATATGTACATTTATCATAtctttatacatatgtatgtataaagtGTTAACACACTCAcattattttatagataaaaaaacAGAGACACAAAGAGTTTGCACAATTTTTCATATTTCACACAGATACTAGTATTTTTACTCACTACGCATGttctggaaaccgtggtggcttagtggttaagtggaacagctgctaaacaaagtgttgacagtttgaatctgccaggagctacatcgaaactctatgggacagttctactctgtcctatagggtcactatgagtcagaattgacttgatgggaacaggtttgtttttgtttgtatccaTGCTCTGAATCCCTGCTAGAGCAGTGTTTAggccctatggctgctaaccaaaatgagggcagtttgaatccaccagctgctccttgaataaCCTATATGAcagtttctactttgtcctgtaatgttgctatgagttggactgacttgagggcaacaggtttggtttttaggtttttaCCCATAATCTGTTTATAGACTTGGGTTTGAGATAGGCCTTCACCACTTAAGTTTTTGTTCTACTTGGGAAATTCTTTCATCCTTCAATGTcactttttatatttgaaaaaagaaaaaaaattgatcctTGCAgtgtttttgtgagaattaataCGCTGTAAAGAGCATTACTTAATATGGATTTAGTTTATCATGTGACATTGTAACAGTCTGAATTATGACCACATTTGTAATTAAGGAATTTCCTTAACATATTTCCTTATCTACAatgttagaaacaaagatatcatGGGGACAAATAGAAAATTAATTAATCATCACCAAACTGGGTTCACACTCAGTATAATCCaaataagtttttgtttatttatgccCTATTTCCAAGCACTTTTCATAGATATATTGTTCACTCTTTTTTGAGTGTTATCTAAGTCAATCGTTGGTGTTAACTAACATCAGGTCAGGGTCTAACTCATGGCAAattcatgtgttacagaataaagCTGTGCGCCATAAGGTTTTATTAAAGATTGCCTATTCTATGATTTCCAATCTTTTGCATGCTTTACAATCATCTCTGGGGTAATATAAAAACGTTGCATTCTGATTCACTTGCTCTCAGGTGGTGTCAGAAAAAACTTTCCTTGGAGACTATATCAGTCAGGATGGAGAAGTAGAGATCAATATTTAGGGACTCAATACTTATATTATTGTTTGACTTTAAGTTGTTGCTTAATAATAAAAGAACTGCAAACACATATTGTAACTACATTTATTGTATTCTGACAACCAATTGTTTTGATTCAGGAATTGTATAAAGCACAGTTTTCCACTTCGCCTTAAcaacattattttttttcaaataatggaAAAGTTGAGGTTTGCATTATTGAAAATATTATCAGATTCTTAAGgaggaaaatgttaaaaatattagCACCGCTTTATATGCATCCTCATTTTTTGAGGATAAATGTAAGATAGTTCAATTAAGTGTTGAAAATAATACTATATGCCAAGAAACAGTTCAGTTTACTTCAAGTGTTATATCTAAAATGATTTTCCAAGAGGTAATCAGAGAGGATTTCTGGAATTGAACAGAGACTCAAGTCTGCAACTATAGGAAGCTACACAAAACCCAATCAGAGGAGACACCAAATGAACAACTCCACGCTACAGCCAAATCAAATTCTTGAAATCcaaagacagggattggattctGAAAGCGGCAAGAAAACACCACAATACAACATATTGGCAAAGCCTTCCACCCAGAGCCCAAAGAAAGAGACAGCCATTTCCTAgatctgacaccctgaatttggacttccagcctcccagactgagagaataaacttttgttggttaaagccaaccacttgtggtacttctgttatagaaacactatataactaagacagaatctgGTACCAGGAattgttctagagaaacaaaattataaagatgagttttctaaatgggttctcaaatctggttagtcttaaagatattgATGACTCTGCTCCCAGTAGTAAAGAGCgcattgctaatccatggtgtgaggtggccaTACAAATATGGAAAGTATCACCACCAACAGATGAGGTATTGGGGAAAGGTGAGGTTTGGGTGATTTCATGTGTGAtagctttctacaattttgtcagaacgAGAAGCATAAAGAAGctagttggttggtcctactttagcTAGACAAACtcgtaaaagaaagagatgagctcatggcttcagagtcaaaggcaAAGTGCTGCATAAACAACCATAAAGATTCCACtagtaccttgaaagaaagtcttatttcttataggtgttgttgttaggtgccgtcgagttgattccaactcatagccaccctacataccacagaaggaaacactgccaggtcctgcaacatgttcacaatcattgttatgcttgagcagattgttgcagccactgtgtcagtccatctcattgaggactggaagtgctgacttatctatgccaagaaatttagatgaCAGCTACTTGGTCaatcgactagaagagatccatagatCAcctttcccaagaaaggtgatccaaaagaatttgGAAACTAGTGAACGATATCATCAacatcaccaaaaaaaaccccagtgcccatcatatcacatgcaagcaaaattttgctgaagatcgttcaaaagcagctgcaacaatatatagacagggaactgccagaaactcaatcCAGATACAGAAGCggatgtggaaacagggatatcattgctgatgtcagatagatcctggctgaaagcagagaataccagaaagatgtctacctgtgttttattgtctgtgcaaagacatttgattgtgtggatcataacaaattatggataacattgtgaagaatgggaattccagaacacttaattgtgctcatgaagaaactgtacatagatcaagaggtagtcggtcggacagaacaagggaatattgtgtagtttaaattcaggaaaggtgtgtatcagtgttgtatccttcaGCTGTAGCTATTCAATTTATATGCTGAAcatataatccgagaaactggactataagaagaatagggcatcaggattggaggaagactcattaacaaactgcattatgcagatgacacaaccttccttgctgaaagtgaagaggacttgaagcacttactgataaagatcagaggCTAGAGATTACatgtcaacaaaaagaaaacaaaaatcctcacaactgggccagaaaccgatatcatgataaatagagaaaagattgaaggtgacaaggatttcattttacttgaatttataatcaacacccacggaagcagcagccaagaaatcaaaagacacattgcatcaggcaaatctgccacaaaagacctttataaagtgttgaaaagcaaagatgtcaccttgaaggctaaggtgcgcctgacccagccatggtgttttcaatcgactcatatgcatgtgaaagctggaggatgaataaagaagactgcataaaaattgattcctttgattgtgatgttggcaaagaatattgaatatatcataaacTGCCAAAAGTACaagcaaatctgccttggaagatgtacaaccagaatgctccttacaggcaaggactttggacttattatcaagagagatcagtccatggagaaggacatcatggttggtagggtacagggtcagtgaaggagaggaagatgctcaatgagatggattgacacagtggctgcaacaatgggctcaaggctACCAAggagtgtgaggatggcaaaggacgtggcagtgtttctttctgttgtacacaggg comes from Elephas maximus indicus isolate mEleMax1 chromosome 7, mEleMax1 primary haplotype, whole genome shotgun sequence and encodes:
- the LOC126079903 gene encoding olfactory receptor 10AG1-like; amino-acid sequence: MNHQEKSSQDNLTEIIEFVLLGFADMPHLQWFLFGLFLIIYIIILMSNGTIFLITKMDPALQNPMYFFLANFSFLEICYVSATLPRMLMNLGAQRRTISLGACAAQMCFSLIFGATECFLLAVMAYDRYVAICNPLNYPVVMNHRVCIQLVTGSWTFGIPVQIGQTYQIFSLPFCGSKQINHYFCDIPPILKLACGDTFVNEMLVYTVVVLFGMVPFLLILGSYSKIISIILKLPSATSQAKAFSTCSSHLMVVVLFFGSAIIAYLRPNTRHSEGTDKMLSLFYTILTPMFNPMIYSLRNKDVIMALRKLLCK